In Mesorhizobium sp. INR15, the genomic window GTAATGGTCGGACCCTGTTTCGTATGCACCACCACCTCGTCGCGGCTATCCTTGATGGTAGTCGCCTCGGCCGGCGCATAAAACCTGGCGTTTCGCTCCAACGCCTTGAGCCATAGCCCAGCCGTCAATTTGCGCGGATCGAGAGCGAGGTTTTCATCGCTGAGGATGGCGCCAAGCCGCTCGATGCCAAATCGCTCGCGCAATTCCTTAGGCTCAATGTAGGTTGCAGCGATCCCCGCCTCCCGCCGCGCATCGACTTCTTCGTGCAGCTCGGTTGGGCCCAGCTGGTTGCCAGCGAGGTAAAGCGAAGGCGTGCTGGAGGATTTGCAGTCGATGCTCAAATTGGCTATGCGGCCCTTGAGATTGGTCACTGCCATCCGAGATCGACGCCAAGCCTGCTGCGTGGAATCCTTGCCAATAATCTTGCTCAGCTTGATCATCGGTTGATCGATTTCGAACTGAACGAGAGCCGTCGTAGCAGGCGTAGAGCCAATCATCGCCCCTCGCCGGTCAATGCAGACGACCTCATGGCCTCGGGCCGTCAGCGCCTCGGCCATCATTGCGCCACTGATCCCCATACCAATCACAAGGATTTCGGTTTTCAGGTCACGGGAAAGCGAGGCGACTGGGACCGCAGGAGCACGGTATGCAAACCATACCGGTCGGCCTGTGCGAAGATCAAGCTTGCGCAACATACGGGAACCCCGATAGGCGATTCTGCGCCTAGCTTCCGACGACCTGTCGGACGGATAGTCTTCATGAAATTGTTGGTGGTGACCCGCACTCAAGGGCCACCACCAAGAGATGGATTAGACCGTAGCCTCGGCAGCCCTATTGACCGCAGATGTTGCGAGCTGGGTCAACGACAGGTCGGTCATCTTTTCTTCTTCAAGCGTCGCGTCCAGCAGGTTGACGGCTTCAGTCAAGCCGAGTTCTTCCGCCCAGGTGCGCATGGTCCCGTAGCGCGAAATCTCATAGTGCTCGACAGCCTGCGCCACGGCGAGCAGGCCGGCGTCCAGTGCAGGTGCTCCCTTGTATTCTTCCATGATCTCGGCGCCTTCGTCGGTGATGCCGACGATTGCGGCGCAGGTCTTGGCGGTCGGTTTCTTGCCAATTACGGCAAAAACCTTCTCGAGCCGTTCGACGTGCCCCTTGGTTTCGGTCAGGTGCTTCTCGAACGCAGCTTTAAGATCGGCGCTGTGTGCCGCCTTGGCCATTTTCGGCAAGGTCGAGACGATTTTCTTTTCGGCAAAATAGATGTCTTTCAGCGTGTCGTGAAAAAGATCGTCAAGCTTCTTCGGTGCTTTGTAAGCGCGCATTTCAGTGCACGTCGTAAAGCGGCTTGAAGCGGAGGGTCAGGCAGGCTGCTTTTTGAAGTTGTGGGGCAGCAGGTCCTCTATATCGGCGTTGTCGGGACGCTGCGGCAGTTCGGTTAGGACGTGGCGCAACCACGCGAAGGGTTCGACGCGGCATGCCCGACAGGTCAGCATGAGGCTGTAGATGACAGCGCTGGCCTTGGCCCCATCCACGGTATCGCTGAAGAGCCAACTCTTTCTTCCGGTTGCAAAAAGTCGGATGTCCCGCTCCAGAAGATTGTTGTCGATCGGCATCCTGCCGTCATCTGTATAGCGCGTCAGATATTCCCATTGATTGAGTGTATAGGAGACGGCATCGCCAAGCTTGGTGTCGGGCACGACCTTTGGAGCGATTGCGTCGAGCCAGGCCTTGAGGGCGCTCAGGACCGGGACGCTGTGTTTATGGCGAAAGCGACGCAGGTAGTCGGCCTGCGTTTCATCCCCGTCGTCCGGCTTTTCGTCCCGCGCCTGCCTTTCGATGCGGTAGAGCTGGTCGAAGAACTTGAGGGCCTGCGCCGGCGGCCCGCCGGGTTTCTT contains:
- a CDS encoding FAD-binding oxidoreductase, whose product is MLRKLDLRTGRPVWFAYRAPAVPVASLSRDLKTEILVIGMGISGAMMAEALTARGHEVVCIDRRGAMIGSTPATTALVQFEIDQPMIKLSKIIGKDSTQQAWRRSRMAVTNLKGRIANLSIDCKSSSTPSLYLAGNQLGPTELHEEVDARREAGIAATYIEPKELRERFGIERLGAILSDENLALDPRKLTAGLWLKALERNARFYAPAEATTIKDSRDEVVVHTKQGPTITAKHVVLATGYELTDIVPPAEHQIISTWAIATRPQKAAIWPTGAFIWEASDPYLYMRSTIDGRVICGGEDEEFTDEALRDELIDEKIARISAKLGVLFPQLNTTPEFAWAGSFGTTKTGLPHIGAVPRHPRLFAVMGYGGNGITFSQIASELVTAALEGLTDCDAKLFNFS
- a CDS encoding ferritin-like domain-containing protein, with the translated sequence MRAYKAPKKLDDLFHDTLKDIYFAEKKIVSTLPKMAKAAHSADLKAAFEKHLTETKGHVERLEKVFAVIGKKPTAKTCAAIVGITDEGAEIMEEYKGAPALDAGLLAVAQAVEHYEISRYGTMRTWAEELGLTEAVNLLDATLEEEKMTDLSLTQLATSAVNRAAEATV